The segment CGGACTATTTTCGAGTGCAGTAGGGCGAAGTAGAAACGGTGTGGAGTGGGTTTGGGAAGAAGCACCTTGGAGCCCAAGAGGTGGTGTCGCTCTTGCGGTATATGAAAATAAATTATGGATGACGGGGGGCAAATATGGTGGGCTTCCGAATGCCCCTAACTTTGTTTATAGCAATGATTTATGGGCATTGGAAGAAAGCCCGTAAATGAAATTTCGAAAAAATTCTTTATGACTCTTTTCGGCGAAGGTTGTATATTTCAAAAGCAATCCCGCGTTCGCGGGATTTGTTTTTTTTGGCAACGAATCAAGTCAATCGAATCTATCAGCTGTGAAAGTTTTTCAAACCGAGAGCGACTCAACAGAACCAAACCAAAACGAGATGGAATCGCCATCAAACGAAGGGATTTCACAAAATGGAGTGAATGAAGAGGCGTTGTCCTCCAACCATCCGGAACAAGGAACTGAAGATGGTAACACGACAAACCAAAACTTAGATTATGCGATTCCCGCTGAAAACACAGCTGAAGAAGTCGTTATTGAAAATCTCAATGAAGGTTCGCATCAAGTGGAGCCAAATGAGAATGAACCCTTTGATGCCACCTTTGAAGATTTGGTGCTCCAACTCGAGGCCTTGATTTTTGCAAGCGATGAAGCGCTGCATCCAAAAGTGATTCGTCAAGCGTTGGAAAACGAAGAGATAACGGATGAGAAAATTCAAAAGGCCGTCTCAAAGCTTAACCGCAAATATGAAGAAATCGGCCTCACCTTTCGAATTCACCGCATTGCTCAAGGTTATCGCTTTTTGACCATCAAAGAGTTTTATAGTACCATTCAAAAGTTGATGCAGCCGAAATTG is part of the Chloroherpetonaceae bacterium genome and harbors:
- the scpB gene encoding SMC-Scp complex subunit ScpB encodes the protein MKVFQTESDSTEPNQNEMESPSNEGISQNGVNEEALSSNHPEQGTEDGNTTNQNLDYAIPAENTAEEVVIENLNEGSHQVEPNENEPFDATFEDLVLQLEALIFASDEALHPKVIRQALENEEITDEKIQKAVSKLNRKYEEIGLTFRIHRIAQGYRFLTIKEFYSTIQKLMQPKLQRRLSQAALETLSIIAYKQPISKSEIESIKGTSVDHLLRMLLEKNLIEVTGRAETIGKPLIYGTSKAFLDYFHLSSLSDLPKPREVEELMRDDEQQAMLKQELNARLKVELEQDATTEEAGAGPV